One part of the Elusimicrobiaceae bacterium genome encodes these proteins:
- a CDS encoding manganese efflux pump produces the protein MGLIAMIIIFICLCTDNMVTANMSAMNMELKTKSIFSIKAALFFAGFNALFFTLGYIVSILFFRGYFGPANNWIAFSFLLLLGIKYMLETIEKSPSFKETEVDDWKKMLRVCTLSGLQFGFVGYSLELMNKSWFPQVLFLLVITFLMTILGFHLGSKTSKTVLSKRVEFVAGLVLVIMAVRMIIL, from the coding sequence ATGGGACTAATTGCAATGATTATTATTTTCATTTGTCTTTGTACAGACAATATGGTGACAGCAAATATGTCGGCCATGAACATGGAACTAAAGACAAAGAGTATTTTTTCTATCAAGGCGGCCTTGTTTTTTGCTGGGTTTAACGCCTTGTTTTTTACGTTAGGATATATTGTTAGTATTCTGTTTTTCCGCGGATATTTTGGTCCGGCTAACAATTGGATTGCCTTTTCCTTCTTGTTGCTCTTAGGTATCAAATATATGCTGGAGACGATTGAAAAATCTCCCAGTTTTAAGGAAACAGAAGTTGATGACTGGAAAAAGATGTTACGTGTTTGTACGCTGTCCGGTTTACAGTTTGGTTTTGTGGGATATTCTTTAGAATTAATGAACAAAAGTTGGTTCCCGCAAGTACTCTTTTTACTGGTAATTACGTTTTTGATGACTATTTTGGGTTTTCACTTGGGAAGCAAAACATCCAAGACTGTCTTGAGTAAACGGGTAGAATTCGTAGCCGGTCTGGTGCTGGTTATCATGGCAGTGCGCATGATTATTTTATAA